Proteins from a genomic interval of Afifella aestuarii:
- the atoS gene encoding two-component system sensor histidine kinase AtoS, with the protein MGLRWLSRRVLPEKMRQRLMLTSFVMVVLPIVILGVILQYEGREALLQEKQDKLFSLARILDAELGTGFDALLADLPSGWQDRQAAIQHLNARLAPITDKIAASDPGVGVGYYSRRLDAIITYGPSASYGHTVGKAIAPDHPGRAVMRAGQPDVEFGSLVRGSVMNAMWPIRRNGNVIGYIWANEFTDAIERQEQTVDRTVLAITLGGILIAGIVIHLMSKRLSHEVDMIVGGLARLKDDLRQPIAPLRGELGEIVDAVNNMAMALLDARTLTENILTSIADGVVAVDVDGRITAFNPAAEQMYDVPATEVIGQSYRSLFADHMHVASALLDTLDTGRPHIGVTLEIPRKESVWRLTATSSVLHDAENRRIGAVVVLKDVSERDRLMVQVMRADRLAALGELTASIAHEIRNPLTSIRGFVQYLADCDDPEEWRRYSAIIIHEVDVLNDTIGKLLAFGRLRPPKISRIDVAHLIEDVSFLAKGQGNVQIDLQFEKDLPDIDADAEALKQALLNLLINALQAITNDGSVIVTAAREGPDDIAIEVRDDGVGVEPHHVGKVFDPFFSTKPTGTGLGLAMVHRIIDAHHGVISFDSRPGHGTVVRIRIPIVAPVSEKTE; encoded by the coding sequence ATGGGGCTGAGGTGGCTGAGCCGGCGGGTCCTGCCGGAAAAGATGCGTCAGCGGCTGATGCTGACATCCTTCGTCATGGTCGTGCTGCCGATCGTCATCCTCGGCGTCATCCTGCAATATGAAGGCCGTGAGGCGCTCCTGCAGGAAAAGCAGGACAAGCTGTTCTCATTGGCGCGCATCCTCGATGCGGAACTCGGGACGGGCTTCGATGCCCTTCTCGCCGATCTGCCGTCCGGCTGGCAGGACCGCCAGGCCGCTATCCAGCATCTCAATGCCAGGCTCGCCCCCATCACGGACAAGATCGCTGCGTCAGACCCCGGCGTCGGCGTCGGCTATTACTCGCGCCGGCTCGACGCCATCATCACGTACGGGCCGAGCGCCAGCTATGGGCACACGGTCGGCAAGGCGATCGCCCCCGACCATCCCGGCCGCGCGGTGATGCGCGCGGGCCAGCCCGATGTGGAGTTCGGCTCGCTCGTGCGCGGCTCGGTGATGAATGCGATGTGGCCGATCCGCCGCAACGGGAACGTCATCGGCTATATCTGGGCCAACGAATTTACTGACGCGATCGAGCGCCAGGAACAGACGGTGGACCGCACCGTTCTCGCCATCACACTCGGCGGTATCCTGATCGCCGGCATCGTCATTCATTTGATGTCGAAGCGGCTGTCGCACGAAGTCGACATGATCGTCGGCGGGCTCGCACGCCTCAAGGATGATCTCAGACAGCCGATCGCGCCCTTGCGCGGCGAGCTCGGCGAAATCGTCGATGCCGTCAACAACATGGCGATGGCACTTCTCGATGCGCGCACGCTCACGGAAAACATCCTCACCAGCATCGCCGACGGGGTCGTGGCGGTCGACGTCGACGGCCGGATCACCGCGTTCAACCCCGCTGCGGAACAGATGTACGACGTGCCGGCGACGGAGGTCATCGGCCAGTCCTACCGGTCGCTCTTTGCCGATCACATGCATGTGGCGAGCGCCCTTCTCGACACGCTCGACACCGGTCGCCCGCATATCGGGGTGACGCTCGAGATCCCGCGCAAGGAGTCCGTCTGGCGCCTGACGGCCACGTCGAGCGTCCTGCACGATGCGGAGAACCGACGCATCGGGGCCGTCGTCGTGCTCAAGGACGTCAGCGAACGCGACCGGCTCATGGTGCAGGTGATGCGCGCCGACCGTCTGGCCGCGCTCGGCGAGCTGACAGCCAGCATCGCGCACGAGATCCGCAACCCCCTCACCTCGATCCGCGGCTTCGTGCAATATCTCGCCGATTGCGACGATCCGGAGGAATGGCGGCGCTATTCGGCGATCATCATCCATGAGGTCGACGTCCTCAACGACACCATCGGCAAGCTTCTCGCCTTCGGCCGGCTCAGGCCGCCGAAGATCAGCAGGATCGACGTCGCCCATCTCATCGAAGACGTGAGCTTCCTCGCCAAGGGCCAGGGGAACGTGCAGATCGACCTCCAGTTCGAGAAGGATCTGCCGGACATCGACGCCGATGCCGAAGCGCTGAAACAGGCGCTCCTCAATCTCCTCATCAACGCGCTGCAGGCGATCACCAACGACGGCAGCGTCATCGTCACGGCGGCCAGGGAAGGACCGGACGACATTGCCATCGAAGTGCGCGACGACGGCGTCGGCGTGGAGCCGCATCACGTCGGCAAAGTCTTCGATCCCTTCTTCTCCACCAAACCCACCGGCACGGGGCTCGGACTCGCCATGGTCCACCGCATCATCGATGCGCATCACGGCGTCATCAGTTTCGACAGCCGGCCCGGCCACGGAACCGTTGTTCGGATTCGCATTCCGATTGTCGCTCCGGTATCAGAAAAAACAGAATGA
- a CDS encoding short-chain fatty acid transporter — translation MSSTYASAPAPVEGDAPGGRGLARLAYRFTAISEKWFPDAFVFVALALVVVVVANLATGAQPLEIADAFGKGFWTLIPFTMQMALVAITGYVVATSGPCTRLIARLASVPTSSRGAVAWVAFITMSASYLNWALSLVLGGLLVRAIARRTDIKVDYRAAGAAAYLGLGATWALGLSSSAAMLQANPASLPKSISDISGVIPLSQTIFLWQSIVMLLIIAAMAITIAYFSAPQGAQIKTAEDMGCDVTEANTKEQKQTRPGEWLEFNFILPALVVLLAAGYAYVEFSTNGVLATISNLNNYNFFFLMIGLLLHGNIRSFLTAVTKAVPTTAGVIIQFPFYAAIAALLTQVPGSDGVTISHHISHLFVSIANTSIFPVVIGVYSSILGFLVPSGGGKWIIEAPYVLQTAADLNAHMGWAIEVYNAAEALPNLINPFWMLPLLGVLGLRAKDLVGFCFTQLIFAFPLVMFLLWVLAPAANP, via the coding sequence ATGTCAAGCACCTACGCCAGCGCTCCGGCGCCCGTAGAAGGCGACGCGCCCGGCGGCCGTGGCCTTGCTCGTCTCGCCTACCGCTTCACCGCCATTTCGGAGAAGTGGTTCCCGGACGCCTTCGTCTTCGTGGCGCTGGCTCTTGTCGTCGTCGTCGTCGCCAATCTCGCCACGGGCGCACAGCCGCTCGAGATCGCCGACGCTTTCGGTAAGGGCTTCTGGACGCTCATCCCCTTCACCATGCAGATGGCCCTTGTCGCCATCACCGGTTACGTGGTTGCGACCTCCGGCCCGTGCACGCGTCTCATCGCGCGCCTTGCTTCGGTGCCGACTTCAAGCCGCGGAGCGGTCGCCTGGGTCGCCTTCATCACCATGTCGGCATCCTATCTCAACTGGGCGCTGAGCCTGGTTCTGGGCGGCCTCCTGGTTCGGGCGATCGCGCGCCGCACCGACATCAAAGTGGATTATCGCGCAGCCGGCGCTGCCGCCTATCTCGGCCTTGGGGCCACCTGGGCACTCGGTTTGTCGTCGTCGGCGGCCATGCTGCAGGCGAACCCGGCCTCGCTGCCGAAGTCGATCTCCGACATTAGTGGCGTCATCCCGCTCAGCCAGACGATCTTTCTCTGGCAGTCGATCGTCATGCTTCTGATCATCGCCGCCATGGCCATCACCATCGCCTATTTCTCCGCTCCCCAGGGCGCGCAGATCAAGACGGCGGAGGACATGGGTTGCGACGTCACGGAAGCCAACACCAAGGAGCAGAAGCAGACGCGCCCGGGTGAGTGGCTGGAGTTCAACTTCATCCTGCCGGCGCTCGTCGTGCTCCTCGCAGCTGGCTACGCCTATGTCGAGTTCAGCACCAACGGCGTGCTGGCGACGATCTCCAACCTCAACAACTACAACTTCTTCTTCCTGATGATCGGCCTTTTGCTGCATGGCAACATTCGCAGCTTCCTGACCGCCGTCACGAAGGCCGTGCCGACGACGGCCGGCGTCATCATCCAGTTCCCGTTCTATGCGGCGATCGCCGCCCTGCTCACCCAGGTTCCGGGCTCCGACGGCGTCACCATCTCGCACCACATCTCGCATCTCTTCGTCTCGATCGCCAACACCAGCATCTTCCCGGTGGTGATCGGCGTCTATTCCTCGATCCTCGGCTTCCTCGTCCCCTCGGGCGGCGGCAAGTGGATCATCGAAGCGCCTTATGTGTTGCAGACGGCGGCCGATCTGAACGCCCATATGGGCTGGGCGATCGAGGTCTATAACGCGGCCGAAGCTCTGCCGAACCTCATCAACCCCTTCTGGATGCTGCCTCTTCTGGGCGTCCTCGGGCTGCGCGCCAAGGATCTGGTCGGCTTCTGCTTCACCCAGCTGATCTTCGCCTTCCCGCTCGTGATGTTCCTCCTGTGGGTCCTGGCTCCTGCGGCCAATCCGTGA
- a CDS encoding 3-oxoacid CoA-transferase subunit B, producing MEAKTLIAKRVAQEMVDGDLVNLGIGLPTLVTNYLPEGVRVFFQSENGLIGMQALPEKAAAFEDLTDAGGTPASFIPGAAAFDSVASFGFIRGGHLDVTVLGGLQVDEGGQLANWMVPGKMVPGMGGAMDLVTGAKKVIVAMTHTAKGSPKIIKKCNLPLTSVRRVDLIVTEMAVIEPSDAGLVLKELAPGVSLDEVKAATEAELLVPDDLKEMALAA from the coding sequence ATGGAAGCCAAAACGCTCATCGCCAAACGTGTCGCTCAGGAAATGGTCGACGGCGATCTCGTCAATCTCGGCATCGGCCTGCCGACCTTGGTCACGAATTATCTGCCGGAGGGCGTGCGCGTCTTCTTCCAGTCCGAGAATGGTCTGATCGGCATGCAGGCCCTGCCGGAGAAGGCGGCTGCCTTTGAGGATCTGACCGATGCCGGTGGCACCCCGGCGAGCTTCATCCCGGGTGCTGCGGCCTTCGACAGCGTCGCCTCTTTTGGCTTCATCCGCGGCGGACATCTCGACGTCACGGTGCTCGGCGGCCTTCAGGTCGACGAAGGTGGTCAGCTCGCCAACTGGATGGTGCCCGGCAAGATGGTTCCCGGAATGGGCGGTGCGATGGATCTCGTGACCGGCGCCAAGAAGGTGATCGTGGCCATGACCCATACCGCCAAAGGTTCGCCGAAGATCATCAAGAAGTGCAATCTGCCGCTGACCTCGGTGCGTCGGGTCGATCTCATCGTCACGGAAATGGCGGTCATCGAGCCGAGCGATGCCGGTCTGGTGCTCAAGGAACTCGCCCCTGGTGTCTCCCTTGACGAGGTCAAGGCGGCAACCGAGGCCGAGCTGCTCGTGCCTGACGATCTCAAAGAGATGGCGCTCGCGGCCTGA
- a CDS encoding acetate/propionate family kinase, protein MDPRLSHDGALLVLNSGSSSIKFTVFQVADAGKDISPLFSGQVTGIGTAAEFSVKDVSGTSLARESWAARDTGGVAPLLRDLIAWIRARLPDLPLLAAGHRVVHGGAGFHHPVRVTNRVLDELESLIPLAPLHQPQNVSAIRVLAESFDGLPQIACFDTAFHHSQPFVAKTYGLPRQLSEKGVQRYGFHGLSYEFIAQRLRETVPEVAEGRVVVAHLGNGSSLCGLKDGRSIDTTMGFSALEGVPMGTRSGNLDPGILIYLMREMGMDADALEHLLYQESGLLGVSGISNDMRVLLESDRPEAKEAVDLFCYHVAKEIGGLSCALGGLDALVFTAGIGEHSAPVRSRVCAYLRFLGITLDEEANERGDTAIAADGSLPVYIIPTNEEFMIARHAVDLMNLRNAA, encoded by the coding sequence ATGGACCCACGCTTGTCGCACGATGGAGCGCTGCTGGTTCTCAACAGCGGCTCCTCCAGCATCAAGTTCACCGTCTTTCAGGTCGCAGACGCCGGGAAAGACATTTCCCCCCTTTTCTCCGGCCAGGTGACCGGCATCGGCACGGCGGCAGAGTTCTCCGTCAAAGACGTGTCGGGAACCTCTCTCGCCCGCGAATCCTGGGCGGCCCGTGATACGGGCGGCGTCGCGCCTCTGTTGCGCGATCTCATCGCCTGGATCCGTGCCCGCCTGCCGGATCTGCCGCTTCTCGCCGCCGGGCATCGCGTGGTGCATGGCGGTGCCGGTTTCCATCATCCGGTCCGCGTGACCAACCGCGTGCTCGATGAGTTGGAATCCCTCATCCCGCTCGCCCCCTTGCATCAGCCGCAGAACGTTTCGGCGATCCGGGTGCTGGCCGAGAGTTTCGACGGTCTGCCGCAGATCGCCTGTTTCGACACGGCGTTTCACCATTCGCAGCCGTTTGTGGCCAAGACCTATGGGCTGCCGCGTCAATTGAGCGAGAAGGGCGTGCAGCGCTACGGCTTCCACGGCCTTTCCTATGAGTTCATCGCGCAAAGACTGCGCGAAACCGTGCCTGAGGTGGCTGAGGGCCGGGTGGTGGTTGCCCATCTCGGCAATGGTTCGAGCCTCTGCGGCCTCAAAGACGGGCGCAGCATCGACACGACCATGGGCTTTTCGGCTTTGGAAGGCGTGCCGATGGGGACGCGTTCGGGCAACCTCGATCCCGGCATTCTGATCTATCTGATGCGCGAGATGGGCATGGATGCCGATGCGCTCGAACATCTCCTCTATCAGGAATCGGGGCTTCTCGGCGTCTCCGGCATTTCCAACGACATGCGGGTGCTTCTGGAGAGTGACCGGCCGGAGGCAAAGGAGGCGGTCGATCTCTTCTGCTATCATGTCGCCAAGGAGATCGGTGGCTTGAGTTGCGCGCTGGGCGGGCTCGACGCGCTCGTCTTCACCGCCGGCATCGGCGAGCATTCCGCGCCGGTGCGCAGCCGCGTCTGCGCCTATCTCCGCTTTCTCGGCATCACCCTCGACGAGGAGGCGAACGAACGCGGCGACACGGCCATTGCCGCGGACGGCTCACTGCCGGTCTACATCATCCCGACGAACGAGGAGTTCATGATCGCGCGCCATGCCGTCGACCTCATGAACCTCAGAAACGCCGCGTAG
- a CDS encoding bifunctional enoyl-CoA hydratase/phosphate acetyltransferase, whose product MTVFSQISEAGSQLAHLKELCAHLPPLPTSVIYPCDETSLRSATDGAREGLIDPVLVGPSEMIQKLAHTHEIDIAGLRIVDAADAKAAAAKGIELAHLGEVGAVMKGALHSDELMGAVVKRDVGLRTSKRISHVFMMRAPTYPKSLMITDAVVNIAPALEDKLHIAQNAIDLARALGIEIPRLAVLSAVETVNPKIPSTVDAAALCKMADRGQIRGGIIDGPLAFDNAISAEAARTKGIVSEVAGRPDILLVPDLAAGNMLVKELTFLGRAEVAGIVLGTSVPVILTSRADSLDSRISSCALAALLANQTAARA is encoded by the coding sequence ATGACCGTGTTTTCGCAGATTTCCGAAGCGGGCTCGCAGCTTGCCCATCTGAAAGAGCTGTGCGCGCATCTGCCGCCGCTGCCGACCTCCGTCATCTATCCGTGCGACGAGACCTCGTTGCGCAGCGCCACCGACGGCGCCCGCGAAGGTCTGATCGACCCCGTGCTGGTCGGCCCGAGCGAGATGATCCAAAAGCTCGCGCACACCCATGAGATCGATATCGCCGGCCTGCGCATCGTCGATGCGGCCGATGCCAAGGCCGCCGCCGCCAAAGGTATCGAGCTTGCCCATCTGGGCGAGGTTGGCGCCGTGATGAAAGGTGCGCTCCATTCCGATGAGCTGATGGGCGCCGTCGTCAAACGCGATGTCGGTCTGCGCACGTCGAAGCGCATCAGCCACGTCTTCATGATGCGCGCCCCGACCTATCCGAAATCGCTGATGATCACGGATGCCGTGGTCAACATCGCACCGGCGCTCGAAGACAAGCTGCACATTGCGCAAAACGCCATCGATCTCGCCCGTGCGCTCGGCATCGAGATCCCGCGCCTTGCCGTGCTCTCCGCCGTGGAGACGGTGAACCCCAAGATTCCCTCCACCGTCGATGCGGCGGCTTTGTGCAAGATGGCCGATCGCGGGCAGATCCGCGGCGGCATCATCGACGGGCCGCTCGCCTTCGACAATGCGATCTCGGCCGAGGCGGCGCGCACCAAGGGCATCGTCTCGGAAGTCGCCGGACGCCCTGACATCCTCCTCGTCCCGGATCTCGCGGCCGGCAACATGCTGGTCAAGGAACTGACCTTCCTCGGCCGGGCGGAGGTTGCGGGTATCGTTCTCGGCACCTCGGTCCCGGTCATTTTGACGAGCCGCGCCGACAGCCTGGACTCGCGCATCTCCTCCTGCGCCCTGGCGGCCCTCCTTGCCAACCAGACGGCGGCCCGCGCCTGA
- a CDS encoding DUF4145 domain-containing protein, whose product MEWTCPYCGHLQTVTKPRLCVQESIIDVGTNRYGSTAFRVTSIGCSNPKCGEIQITFEFGTAQHILCIDQVYKCYTSRTLIRPESSAKPQPEYIPEAIRQDYIEACRICELSPKAAATLSRRCIQGIIRDFTGISKGRLIDEIRTLRSDIETGTAPSGVTTESVDAIDHVRSIGNIGAHMEKDINTIIDVEPLEARALIELIELLFEEWYVARKTRKDRLAQVQKIAENKASLKNPPQKKKIEETS is encoded by the coding sequence ATGGAATGGACCTGTCCGTACTGCGGGCATCTGCAGACTGTCACCAAACCGCGACTGTGCGTTCAGGAAAGTATTATAGATGTTGGCACAAATAGGTACGGATCCACAGCATTCAGGGTTACTTCTATCGGCTGCTCGAATCCAAAATGCGGAGAAATACAGATAACCTTTGAGTTTGGAACGGCTCAACATATACTTTGTATCGATCAAGTATATAAATGTTATACCTCTAGAACACTCATACGGCCAGAGAGCTCAGCAAAACCACAGCCAGAATATATCCCTGAAGCAATACGCCAAGATTACATTGAGGCGTGTCGGATTTGCGAACTCAGCCCTAAAGCTGCAGCAACATTATCGAGAAGATGTATTCAAGGGATTATTCGAGATTTCACCGGCATCTCGAAAGGACGCCTGATCGACGAAATCAGAACGCTACGCTCGGATATAGAGACAGGAACTGCGCCTTCAGGCGTGACCACAGAGAGCGTTGACGCGATTGATCATGTACGAAGTATCGGCAATATTGGCGCACACATGGAAAAAGATATCAATACAATTATTGATGTCGAACCTCTTGAGGCGCGAGCACTAATAGAGCTTATTGAGCTGCTTTTTGAAGAATGGTATGTGGCGCGCAAGACGCGGAAAGACCGTCTTGCTCAAGTTCAAAAGATTGCCGAAAATAAGGCAAGCCTGAAGAACCCGCCTCAGAAAAAGAAAATTGAAGAAACGAGTTAG
- a CDS encoding CoA transferase subunit A, which translates to MSKLCSCSCAVESIADGSSVMIGGFMGGGSPHRLIDELVRQGKKDLTIIANDTARPGIGIGKLIDAGAVKRLVASHIGLNPETQKRMIANEIEVELVPQGTLAERIRAGGTGLGGVLTATGVGTVVAEGKQTVEIEGEDYLVETPLKADFALIHALRSDMFGNLQYLLTSRNFNPAMALAGETVIAEASEVVPVGMIPPDHVETVGVLVDHLVSWEA; encoded by the coding sequence ATGTCAAAGCTATGCAGTTGTTCATGTGCTGTCGAAAGTATCGCTGACGGGTCGTCGGTGATGATCGGCGGTTTCATGGGTGGCGGGTCTCCACATCGACTGATCGATGAACTGGTCCGTCAGGGCAAGAAGGATCTCACAATCATCGCCAACGACACGGCACGCCCGGGGATCGGGATCGGCAAATTGATCGATGCCGGCGCGGTGAAACGTTTGGTCGCCTCGCACATCGGGCTCAACCCCGAAACGCAAAAGCGGATGATCGCCAACGAAATAGAAGTTGAATTGGTCCCGCAGGGCACGCTCGCGGAGCGTATCCGCGCTGGCGGCACGGGTCTCGGCGGCGTCTTGACGGCGACGGGTGTGGGCACGGTCGTCGCAGAGGGCAAGCAGACGGTCGAGATCGAAGGCGAGGATTATCTGGTCGAAACGCCTCTGAAGGCGGATTTCGCCCTCATCCACGCTCTGCGCTCCGACATGTTCGGCAACCTTCAGTACCTTCTGACCTCGCGGAACTTCAATCCGGCCATGGCGCTCGCGGGCGAGACGGTCATTGCCGAGGCGAGTGAGGTCGTGCCGGTCGGCATGATCCCTCCAGACCACGTCGAAACCGTCGGCGTCCTCGTCGATCACCTCGTTTCCTGGGAGGCATAA
- a CDS encoding acetyl-CoA C-acetyltransferase: MIDEIVIAGAARTPVGTFNGSLSKLPAHELGAAAITESLARAKVKPEEVDEVILGQILTAAGGQNPARQAALAAGLRVESTAYGINQLCGSGLRAVAMGYRALQNEDAKIIVAGGQESMSQAPHAARLRTGVKMGSAEMVDTMIKDGLWDAFNDYHMGVTAENVAEKYGISREEQDAFALASQKKAGAAQEAGRFADEIVPVTVKDRKGEVVVDTDEHPKPSTTAEALAKLRPAFKRDGGTVTAGNASGINDGAAAVVLMSGAEAKKRGITPLARIVSWATAGVDPAVMGTGPIAASQKALERAGWSVADLDLIEANEAFAAQAIAVNKELGFDTDKVNVNGGAIALGHPIGASGARILVTLLYEMQRRDAKKGLATLCIGGGMGMALCVARD; the protein is encoded by the coding sequence ATGATCGACGAGATCGTCATCGCAGGCGCAGCACGCACCCCGGTCGGCACCTTCAACGGCTCCCTGTCGAAGCTTCCCGCCCACGAGCTCGGCGCCGCCGCCATCACCGAAAGCCTCGCACGCGCCAAGGTGAAGCCGGAAGAAGTCGATGAAGTCATTCTCGGCCAGATCCTGACCGCTGCCGGCGGCCAGAACCCCGCCCGACAGGCCGCTCTTGCCGCCGGTCTGCGTGTCGAATCCACCGCCTATGGCATCAACCAGCTTTGCGGTTCCGGGCTGCGCGCCGTCGCCATGGGCTACCGGGCCCTGCAGAACGAAGATGCGAAGATCATCGTTGCGGGCGGCCAGGAGAGCATGAGCCAGGCTCCGCATGCAGCGCGGCTTCGCACCGGCGTCAAAATGGGCTCGGCCGAAATGGTCGACACCATGATCAAGGACGGCTTGTGGGATGCCTTCAACGATTATCACATGGGCGTCACGGCAGAAAACGTCGCCGAAAAGTACGGGATCTCCCGCGAAGAGCAGGACGCTTTTGCTCTCGCTTCGCAGAAGAAGGCGGGTGCCGCCCAGGAGGCTGGCCGTTTCGCCGACGAGATCGTTCCTGTGACGGTCAAGGACCGCAAGGGTGAGGTCGTCGTCGACACCGACGAGCATCCGAAACCTTCGACGACGGCTGAAGCTCTCGCCAAGCTGCGTCCGGCCTTCAAGCGCGACGGCGGCACGGTCACGGCCGGCAATGCATCAGGCATCAATGACGGCGCGGCCGCCGTGGTGTTGATGAGCGGCGCGGAAGCCAAAAAGCGCGGCATCACCCCGCTGGCGCGCATCGTCTCCTGGGCGACCGCCGGCGTCGATCCGGCGGTGATGGGCACGGGCCCGATCGCAGCCTCTCAGAAGGCGCTGGAACGCGCCGGCTGGTCGGTCGCCGATCTCGATCTGATCGAAGCCAACGAGGCCTTTGCCGCGCAGGCGATCGCCGTCAACAAAGAGCTCGGCTTCGATACGGACAAGGTCAATGTCAATGGCGGCGCGATTGCGCTCGGCCATCCGATCGGCGCCTCCGGCGCGCGCATCCTGGTGACGCTTCTCTATGAGATGCAGCGCCGCGACGCCAAGAAAGGCCTCGCCACTTTGTGCATCGGTGGCGGCATGGGCATGGCGCTCTGCGTCGCCCGCGACTGA